A DNA window from Amycolatopsis sp. DSM 110486 contains the following coding sequences:
- a CDS encoding helix-turn-helix transcriptional regulator has protein sequence MARYLDIATDIAQRVRSGDLPPGAELPAVRTYAAELGATSSTIVRAYRHLADARVITVADRRRARVATGAQVAAARLLEADRVFRLAGSDDPALQILLAHTTSAVTPVGARGSFHALRALARGEADGAAIHLRHRNGDYNAPFARALLHDHNPHLLHLWRREQGLLVPRRNPRNLNSPADLAGLLVARREQGAGTRVLLDQLLIAHNIPPHTITGPELNSHLEIALAIAAGTADTGLGIRAHTAELELGFIPLTWESYDIALPESALGVAQPLRTALRNPTVRTTIANLGGYDLTHAGELRKISGP, from the coding sequence GTGGCCCGCTACCTCGACATCGCCACCGACATCGCGCAGCGCGTCCGCTCCGGCGACCTGCCGCCCGGCGCCGAGCTACCCGCCGTGCGCACCTACGCCGCCGAGCTCGGCGCCACCTCCTCGACCATCGTGCGCGCCTACCGCCACCTCGCCGACGCCCGCGTCATCACCGTCGCCGACCGCCGCCGCGCCCGCGTCGCCACCGGCGCCCAGGTCGCCGCGGCGCGCCTGCTCGAGGCCGACCGCGTGTTCCGCCTCGCCGGCAGCGACGACCCCGCCCTGCAAATCCTGCTCGCCCACACCACATCCGCCGTCACACCCGTCGGCGCCCGCGGCAGCTTCCACGCGCTGCGCGCCCTCGCCCGCGGCGAAGCCGACGGCGCCGCCATCCACCTGCGCCACCGCAACGGCGACTACAACGCCCCCTTCGCCCGAGCCCTGCTCCACGACCACAACCCGCACCTGCTCCACCTCTGGCGCCGCGAACAAGGCCTCCTCGTCCCACGGAGAAACCCCCGCAACCTCAACAGCCCGGCCGACCTCGCCGGCCTGCTCGTCGCCCGCCGCGAACAAGGCGCCGGCACCCGAGTCCTGCTCGACCAACTCCTCATCGCCCATAACATCCCGCCCCACACCATCACCGGCCCGGAACTGAACTCCCACCTCGAAATCGCCCTTGCCATCGCCGCCGGCACCGCCGACACCGGCCTCGGCATCCGCGCCCACACCGCAGAACTGGAACTGGGCTTCATCCCCCTCACCTGGGAGTCCTACGACATCGCCCTCCCCGAATCCGCCCTCGGCGTCGCCCAACCCCTGCGCACAGCCCTGCGAAACCCCACCGTCCGCACCACCATCGCAAACCTCGGCGGCTACGACCTCACCCACGCCGGCGAACTCCGGAAAATCAGCGGTCCGTGA
- a CDS encoding MFS transporter, with amino-acid sequence MAVSDAVKTAKRPWLTPGVGGIGTASFLADVGHEVPTALMASFVTSTLGAPAAVLGLIEGISEGLAGTGRFVGGALADDPGRRRRVAVGGYTATAVLSALIGVTSSAVQAGVLRGMAWAARGLRVPARNALLADVVPKHAYGRAYGFERTMDNLGAIVGPLLALGLVALVGVRTAIVLSVIPGVMAAGAIVFAIRQARLPRVAERRKLRFRIRPVIRGRLGRVMAGFAAFEVGNVAATLLILRATDLLAPSHGTQNATQLAITLYIVYNVAATLVSFPAGSWSDRFGPLVVTAAGVAAFLLGYVVFAVSSPALVVLGLGFALAGIGIGCAETAEHAAVAALAPNELRGSAFGLLATVQALGNVAASVVAGALYTFVSPPVAFGYLVGWMGIALVLLGWAGRRDR; translated from the coding sequence ATGGCTGTGAGCGACGCGGTGAAGACGGCGAAACGGCCGTGGTTGACCCCTGGGGTTGGTGGGATCGGCACGGCGAGTTTTCTCGCGGACGTGGGTCATGAGGTTCCGACGGCGCTGATGGCGAGCTTCGTGACCAGCACCTTGGGCGCCCCGGCGGCGGTGCTCGGGTTGATCGAGGGCATCTCCGAAGGGCTGGCCGGCACCGGCCGGTTCGTCGGCGGAGCGCTGGCGGATGACCCGGGACGACGGCGACGGGTCGCGGTCGGCGGCTATACCGCGACCGCGGTGCTGTCGGCGTTGATCGGCGTGACGTCGTCGGCGGTGCAGGCGGGTGTGCTGCGCGGAATGGCGTGGGCCGCACGCGGGCTGCGGGTGCCGGCCCGCAACGCGCTGCTGGCCGACGTCGTACCCAAGCACGCCTACGGGCGGGCGTATGGGTTCGAGCGCACGATGGACAACCTGGGCGCGATCGTCGGGCCGTTGCTCGCGCTCGGGTTGGTCGCGTTGGTCGGGGTCCGGACGGCGATTGTGCTGTCGGTGATCCCGGGAGTGATGGCGGCGGGCGCGATCGTCTTCGCCATCCGGCAGGCCCGGTTGCCCCGCGTCGCCGAGCGGCGCAAGCTGCGGTTCCGGATCCGCCCGGTGATAAGAGGCCGGCTGGGTCGGGTGATGGCCGGGTTCGCCGCGTTCGAGGTCGGCAACGTCGCCGCGACTCTGCTGATCTTGCGGGCCACGGATCTGCTTGCCCCGAGCCACGGGACGCAGAACGCGACACAGCTCGCGATCACGCTCTACATCGTCTACAACGTGGCGGCCACGCTCGTGTCCTTTCCGGCCGGGAGCTGGTCGGACCGTTTCGGGCCGCTGGTGGTGACGGCGGCCGGGGTCGCGGCCTTCCTGCTGGGCTACGTGGTGTTCGCGGTGTCGAGTCCAGCGCTTGTGGTGCTGGGGCTGGGTTTCGCGCTGGCCGGGATCGGGATCGGCTGCGCGGAAACAGCCGAGCACGCCGCGGTGGCTGCGCTGGCGCCGAACGAGCTGCGCGGGTCGGCGTTCGGGCTGCTGGCCACCGTCCAGGCGCTGGGCAACGTGGCCGCGAGCGTGGTCGCCGGGGCGCTCTACACGTTCGTCTCGCCCCCGGTGGCGTTCGGCTACCTCGTCGGCTGGATGGGAATTGCGCTGGTCCTGCTGGGATGGGCAGGCCGCCGCGACCGCTGA